In Antechinus flavipes isolate AdamAnt ecotype Samford, QLD, Australia chromosome 3, AdamAnt_v2, whole genome shotgun sequence, a genomic segment contains:
- the LOC127555227 gene encoding dynein light chain 1, cytoplasmic-like has translation MSDRKAVIKNADMSEEMQQDSVECATQALEKYNIEKDIAAHIKKEFDKKYNPTWHCIVGRNFGSYVTHETKHFIYFYMGQVAILLFKSG, from the coding sequence ATGTCTGACCGCAAGGCCGTGATCAAGAATGCGGACATGTCGGAGGAGATGCAGCAGGACTCGGTGGAGTGTGCTACGCAGGCCCTGGAGAAGTATAACATCGAGAAGGACATCGCGGCCCACATCAAGAAGGAGTTTGACAAGAAGTACAACCCGACCTGGCACTGCATCGTGGGCAGGAATTTCGGCAGTTATGTGACGCATGAGACGAAGCACTTCATCTACTTCTACATGGGCCAAGTTGCCATTCTTCTGTTCAAGTCTGGTTAG